One genomic window of Clostridium taeniosporum includes the following:
- a CDS encoding NlpC/P60 family protein, giving the protein MRKKLLAAMLATMIVLGNSVPVFATPENKQLNETRQKYAEIERNINEIQDKIYDLNTQIEPLEQTVLNNKKEIKNVNTQIDNTGKDIEQCKEDISKLDEALGERLKAIYMSGNMEFSYLNFLFESESTSDFFSRAESLGRILGTDKKAIEEIVEKRDSLNEKISSLEDKKKKIDKLNAEVQVSLSELDDKKKDQEALVEKTKEEKKKFDKEYLSQAEKEVVKSQFDVIDSSSSSLSDLKSVISQLRNIRDNQLKSPTVIEEVNAKIESAKSKVAQKEREEEEARRAAIAAANKSPNRGNLGSSNVTVPSAGNAQSILNEAYKHLGKAYVYGATGPSHFDCSGFTQYVYRKAAGVDITRTTYSQIGVGVPVSRSQLQPGDLVFTHAGHVGIYVGGGNMIHAPQTGDVVKVSSVYKFYAARRIL; this is encoded by the coding sequence ATGAGAAAAAAGCTTTTAGCTGCAATGTTAGCCACCATGATTGTTTTAGGTAATTCAGTGCCAGTTTTTGCTACGCCTGAAAATAAACAATTAAATGAAACTAGACAAAAATATGCTGAAATAGAACGTAATATAAATGAAATTCAAGATAAAATTTATGATTTAAATACTCAAATAGAACCTTTAGAACAAACTGTTTTAAATAATAAAAAAGAAATTAAGAATGTAAACACACAAATTGATAATACAGGTAAAGATATAGAACAATGTAAAGAAGATATTTCTAAATTAGATGAAGCATTAGGTGAGAGATTAAAAGCTATATATATGTCAGGAAATATGGAATTTAGTTATTTAAACTTCTTATTTGAATCAGAGTCTACTAGTGATTTCTTTTCAAGAGCAGAGTCATTAGGTAGAATATTAGGTACAGATAAAAAAGCCATAGAAGAGATTGTTGAAAAAAGAGATTCTTTAAATGAAAAAATATCTTCATTGGAAGATAAAAAGAAGAAAATAGACAAGCTTAATGCTGAAGTTCAAGTAAGTTTATCAGAATTAGATGATAAGAAAAAAGATCAAGAAGCATTAGTTGAGAAGACAAAAGAAGAAAAGAAGAAATTTGACAAGGAATATTTATCACAAGCAGAAAAAGAGGTTGTTAAATCACAATTTGATGTGATAGATAGTTCAAGTAGCTCTCTTAGCGATTTAAAATCAGTAATATCTCAATTAAGAAATATAAGGGATAACCAACTTAAAAGTCCAACAGTTATAGAAGAAGTAAATGCGAAGATTGAAAGTGCAAAATCGAAAGTAGCACAAAAGGAACGAGAAGAAGAAGAAGCTAGAAGAGCTGCAATAGCAGCTGCAAATAAATCTCCTAATAGGGGGAATTTAGGATCTTCAAATGTTACTGTGCCATCGGCAGGAAATGCACAATCTATATTAAATGAAGCATACAAGCACTTAGGAAAGGCCTACGTGTATGGAGCAACAGGTCCAAGCCATTTTGATTGTTCCGGATTTACTCAATATGTATATAGAAAAGCAGCAGGTGTTGATATAACAAGAACTACTTATTCACAAATAGGAGTAGGTGTACCTGTATCACGAAGCCAATTACAACCAGGAGATTTAGTATTTACCCATGCAGGACATGTTGGGATATACGTTGGTGGAGGTAATATGATTCATGCTCCACAAACAGGAGATGTTGTAAAGGTATCTTCAGTATATAAATTTTATGCAGCTAGAAGAATTTTATAA